TTGCTTCTGCCATTCCGGTCTTACGATGTCCCAAGTACGTTAGCGCGTTTTGCGTATGTGTGGATATGTATTGTGCTATCACTGTGTgttacgcgtgtgtgtgtaatatcGCTGAACATTTCTCCTATCCGTGTAAAAACAATTCAGCACATTGGAATGACAAGAATTTCGCGTCACAAAGAACTACAGTTGAACCTGTAgctcaaaaaaggaaaaaagtcaagaaaatgtgacttaaaaaaaaaaagagagaagaaaccaCAGACATGAGGTTCGGGGTACACCTcggagcagttttttttttctttgctgttgtttgcAAAGGCGGCTTACATTCCCCAGCAACCTGAAGAgctaagggggaaaaaaaactaatattaaAATGTCGGCTTGCTCAGATAAGCATCCTGCCTAAGAACCTGGGAACCGGCTCCACTTCTGAAGCAGGCGGACAATCAAAAGTCTCCCGTGAGCTCATTTCTGGTTCCGTGCACCACAGTTTTCTGGAGACGACTTGATGAAGAGAATGAGTCGTAAAGTCAGCCCATAGTACAGCTTCTAGCTAACCATCTTAATGGGATTaaagagaagggaggaagggtTAGAGATAAAGACAATGGTCAAGAGAGAGGGACATGCAGGTCTTTAAGCTGTCGCCCGCCGACTAGCCATCACATCCATTTTCAGCGAACTTACTGCTACGGCGTATACAGGACGCAGGTTTGTACAGCACGACTTGCACAACGACACAAACATGGGGCGATATGGTACATTAGTGTTTCTGTTCACAAAGTCATGCAGATGGTGTTCTAGTCTAAtggagttttaaaaaagcaggCACTGAAACAACTAATGGCCAATATCAATGAAGTTACTTATGTCTTTTATTAGCTAATGGTCAATATCAGTGGTGTTGTCGATGTCTCTTGTTTTTCAGGGTTGTTTACACTTTCGTCACCATGTCCTACACGGGTTGCTGTCGTTGGTAGCTTCCTCGTGACTTGTCACACCATCACTTGTGACAGTTTGGAGCGCGACTGACTTATTtactgtattatatattttgtgaaagtttcaTAGACGACGCTGCTGAGTCTGCCTCCTGCTATACCACCCGCACAAACACTTCCCGCTCCTCCGCCATATGCAGGACCATTCGACAATGAAGCAAGCACAGTTTGTCAGACTGTAGAAGTCATCAACGACTTTTTTCTTCATGGTCTTCTCGTCTTGTCCACATTCTGAACGTTCTAGAACACACTCAGTGACGCACAGGGCACTGTGCCTAGTCAGAGGGAGGCCGTGTCACATCTTGATAGATGTTGCAAATGTAGATCATGATCATGTTTCGTTCTCTCATAACTCCTTATTCCCACATATTAATAAAGTCGAACTGTCCCAGGGATCTGTTTCTAGCCCTGGCCCAGACTTTCTTATTTCTGTCCCACTTATTCGTCCTACGCCATTGTGCAGCAACCTGGTCCCTAGGGGGCGAACGTTTCCCCCCCTTCAAAGCGCCTAAGTGGTCACGCGCACCCCACAAAGGTGGAGGGGGGTGCAATaaaatttctgtaaacatttactTGCAAGCTTGTGCATGGCTTCCCTTGTGATCATGGAAACCGCAATGGACTTCTTTTCGACATGGGACATCGAAAACTGAAGCACGGCACGTGCGCATAACAGTGCAAATAAGCGATGGCGATTGGTTGTAAACACACGAGTACCGAGGAGTTCAATTCCCTGAGGATTTGAACTGCACGCCTTTCAAAAACAGAGGTGAAAAGTATACAGTATCTTGTGCACCATGTTTCCTCGTTCTCAGATTCCAGTCCGTgatctacatttttattcaaagcATACTTTGTTCCACTTCTTTTCCAGTCcatataattttctttccttttcaagTCGTCAAGTAACACCAACACGTGCAATCAGTGCTTCAATCAAcacatgaataatttaaaacagaGAGTGGGAAATTCCTGGCGGACTCAAACATTTCACACGGCTCAGACATTTCAAGAATGAGCGATGATGTCATGATAGTGTGCCTGGTGACTGATGTTCATGTAACGCAGCCTGCCAATGCAGGGCGTGAACGGGTCACACAAACTGAGGAAAACTTTATTTCGCCTGAATATGCTATGAGCCAAAGCTTTGTGCGTCTTACTTATCTCCGTTGATGACAGTGAACGTCTGGTAGTGAAGGACAAAATTCTGCCTGCTAGATATGACCAAGAATAAGCCAAAGTGACTTTTCTGCCTCTACacgcaggtgtgtgtgtgtaaagatgCATTTACATGTATATGTGTTGGGAGTTGGCGTGGCTAACTGACTGGTTGGTTGGCTGTCTGGTTCTTTGGTATGGCGTCGATCTCGTCGCCCGATGAATGCACTTCAGGGTCCCCTACATGGCTGACCAAAACACTAACAACGTAGTTCTGACGTCGAGAAAACCAGTCTGCTTTAAAGGCACATACACAGCTCACCTACCGTTCGCGGCAGAGGTCATGGACGAAAAGGTTTCAACCCTGAGAAATCACGACCGCCAACTCCCCAAAAACAGTCTTCACGCAAAAGCATTTTGGTAACTTTCTTTGGTCGATTACTTCTCTTCACCCCACCAACCCCTTTCCTGTATGCACACGTACATGCTAACGCAGAAAAACAATCTTTCCTTTTGCAAGCCTAAACGTCCTTGGTGCGTGTCAGTGCTCCgaagtagcagacgacacttccGACAGTTCCGAGCTCTGACTACGCGCTCGTGGCAGACTTAGCGTCACTTTGTCGTGGAAGTGGTCCGACAGGCTGGAGAGGGAGCCGGTAGGGGCCGCCTGAGGGAAGCCGTTAGGAGGTGGGGGCATCACAAACCCACCGTCAACCTGCGGCCGCTCCAGCTTGGTGACGTGTTGGAAGCAGCAGGGCTGCGAGATGTCCGTCTTCTTGGGCGGCTTGTACTTGTGCCGCTTGCTCTCCTggggtttctttttctttttcttgccctTCTTACTCAGCATCAGCAGATCGTCGTCAGGGTCGGAGGTCAGCTGCCGGATGATGGCGGCGAAGTCGTTGGCGGCTTTGCTGTCGTCGAAACTGAGGCCAGCCAGCTTGTTGTTGTCGGCCGAGACGCGCAGCGTGTGGAAGTTGGCGTGCGGGCAGGCGTAGTGCGTCAGGTGCGTGATGACATCCTTCCACAGCACAAAGCCTGTTCCTTTTTCGGCCAGCACCACCGACAGGCGGCGCTCGCGCACGTGCTGCCCAGAGTCAAGGACAAGCAAGGGGATGCCAGTGTTGATGAACTCCCACGAGTCGCTGCCACTGGACGGTGCGGAGGCGGTGCCGCCGTCACCCCCCACGAAGCTACCGCGCGGCACACCAGTTCCAAAGTACAGGTTGGCAAGGCAGCGGCACACCGTTACCTCCGACTTGTGGCTACGGTAGAACATCTCCACCTGCTGCACGTCCTGATCCGTCACGCCGTCGCCCAGGCTGGCCAGGGACACGCCTCCGACACTTACTAAGCGGCTGCTAGATCCGGGACCGCCGCGCGTTAGCGTCACGCCGCCGCCGCCGTTGGTGCTGCCGCTGGTGTCGCTAGTACTGCCCGTCCAGGGTGGGACGGGGGAGGCGTCAGACGAAAGGTCGGACGACGCATCAGAGAAGGCGGAGACGCTGCCTGCTGTCAGCCGCGCCCCGAGGCCCATGCCACTCGAATCCGTCGCGGTTGAGTGCAGACTGTTCATGCTGGTGGCAGCGGCGGGCGGCCGCGGAGCGGCGTGGTGCGAAGGCATATCGGCAGTAGGGGAAAAGCAGGCAGAGGAGTTTCTGACCAAAGCTCCGGGGGCGGCGTACTTGTCTGTGATCCGCCGGATACCCTCCCTCACCTCCTGCAACTCGCCGCTGCTTTTGGGTGGCAGGACTTGCCGCGCGGAGGAACCGCCGTACACTGTCGTGTCGCCAGTCTCGATGTGCACCACGTGGTTGTACGACGAAGATGAAGGTAGCGGTGTCGATGTTTCAGAGAAGGCGTCGTCGGGGTGGCACTCCGGATACGGATCGCAGTACGGCTCCGGGAAGTGGTCGGGGAGCGGCAAATCCACCAGGTCGGTCACAACGGGATAGGCCGGCGAAGCCTGCACACTCACTGTGAAGTCAGGCAAGCTCATGATGCACGCGCGCAGCTTCTTCCCCAGCGCTCACACGCTAGCGCACGCTTAACCAacctctcctccacccccacaaaaaacaataaacaaacaaatgtgcaCACGCGCTTCAACTCTCACTTTTGGTTTCGGCCGCCGTTGCCAGTCCTGCAGAAACCCGCACCAAAACTACACAACAGAGCCACACGCTCACCCACGTCCGTCATATAAGAACACGAATTTCTTCCAATCGATGATAGACTTCTCGCAAAAGTTCAGAatctttttcaattttttatagCGGCAACAGCTCTTAGGATTACGAAACATACTTCTGTGGTTGTTTTTCCTCTGTCCTTCCCCTACATTGCAGACACCTCTTGTACAGGTACGTCAAAATGGCGCCTGCTTCGTGATTTAATCTTGCCTGCAGCGGTTTATTTTTCTACacagttaaataaaaacttttcgATTTTACAGAGCAAAAACTTTTGAGCTAGATGGACACCATTACTCCTTTTTAGGCGGTGCCGTATCTTGGTATGGACAGCTGCATTTCGTCCCTCAGGATCAAAACCAGTTATCTCTGTGAGCAACTGCTCATAAC
The sequence above is a segment of the Pomacea canaliculata isolate SZHN2017 linkage group LG6, ASM307304v1, whole genome shotgun sequence genome. Coding sequences within it:
- the LOC112565599 gene encoding uncharacterized protein LOC112565599, encoding MSLPDFTVSVQASPAYPVVTDLVDLPLPDHFPEPYCDPYPECHPDDAFSETSTPLPSSSSYNHVVHIETGDTTVYGGSSARQVLPPKSSGELQEVREGIRRITDKYAAPGALVRNSSACFSPTADMPSHHAAPRPPAAATSMNSLHSTATDSSGMGLGARLTAGSVSAFSDASSDLSSDASPVPPWTGSTSDTSGSTNGGGGVTLTRGGPGSSSRLVSVGGVSLASLGDGVTDQDVQQVEMFYRSHKSEVTVCRCLANLYFGTGVPRGSFVGGDGGTASAPSSGSDSWEFINTGIPLLVLDSGQHVRERRLSVVLAEKGTGFVLWKDVITHLTHYACPHANFHTLRVSADNNKLAGLSFDDSKAANDFAAIIRQLTSDPDDDLLMLSKKGKKKKKKPQESKRHKYKPPKKTDISQPCCFQHVTKLERPQVDGGFVMPPPPNGFPQAAPTGSLSSLSDHFHDKVTLSLPRARSQSSELSEVSSATSEH